Proteins encoded together in one Shewanella oneidensis MR-1 window:
- a CDS encoding cobalamin biosynthesis protein CobD/CbiB, with protein MHSSFYQQLVEIDGALFEGFLVLFFALLLARLAPLPREMQPLIWFSHLAKQLAAKVNRPGRAPSQQATAGFLAMLLLVFPFWAIITFLLELAAFPWFFEFLVLYLCLSDAGFSQVADEIAKALNREDNASAKKLLQPWVVRDTDNLSEVGLTKATIEKLATAPIYGTASTIFFFAIAGAPMVLAVRMIKQLELSWPPIQPKYQYFCRTVHTLSTALLAIPAWLWSLSIAIQGGPKALALLFRTSKNHPALRGYVMSVSLVANILRIELGGPQKFSGQRIDVAKVVYGPQPHHEMIAPAIKLTSRACAIWFSFITLLPFIWAGLRWLQTL; from the coding sequence ATGCACAGCTCTTTTTATCAACAACTTGTCGAAATTGATGGCGCTTTGTTCGAAGGCTTCTTGGTACTTTTCTTTGCTTTATTACTGGCGCGTTTGGCGCCATTACCCAGGGAAATGCAGCCACTGATTTGGTTTAGTCACTTAGCCAAACAGCTCGCAGCCAAAGTCAATCGCCCCGGGCGCGCACCCAGCCAACAAGCTACTGCGGGCTTTTTAGCCATGTTGTTACTGGTATTCCCCTTCTGGGCGATTATTACTTTTTTGCTCGAACTGGCAGCCTTCCCATGGTTTTTTGAGTTTTTAGTGCTGTATCTGTGTTTGAGTGATGCAGGCTTTAGCCAAGTGGCCGACGAAATCGCTAAAGCATTAAACCGCGAGGATAATGCCAGCGCAAAAAAGTTATTACAGCCGTGGGTTGTCCGTGATACGGATAATCTGTCGGAAGTAGGCTTAACCAAAGCGACGATAGAAAAACTGGCTACGGCACCGATTTACGGCACGGCGTCGACTATCTTCTTTTTTGCGATCGCGGGCGCGCCTATGGTGCTGGCGGTCAGAATGATTAAACAGCTCGAGCTCAGCTGGCCACCCATACAGCCCAAATATCAGTATTTTTGCCGAACAGTGCACACGCTCTCGACCGCGCTGCTGGCAATCCCTGCGTGGTTATGGAGCCTATCAATTGCAATTCAGGGCGGTCCTAAAGCGTTAGCTTTATTGTTTCGCACCTCTAAAAATCATCCCGCACTGCGCGGTTACGTGATGAGCGTGTCATTAGTGGCAAATATTTTACGGATTGAATTGGGTGGTCCACAAAAATTTTCAGGCCAACGTATTGATGTGGCAAAGGTTGTCTATGGTCCACAACCTCATCACGAAATGATAGCCCCAGCGATAAAACTCACCTCTCGCGCCTGTGCGATTTGGTTTAGCTTTATTAC
- a CDS encoding 5'-methylthioadenosine/adenosylhomocysteine nucleosidase, producing MKIGIIGAMEPEVAHLIAAMTNTSSQTIADIEFIAGTLAGKDVVVTRSGIGKVAASIATTLLIEKYAPDAVINTGSAGGFVDSLSIGDIVISSEVRHHDVDVTAFGYEIGQMAQQPAAFIPAPYLVEAANKAIAQLGEVRAIEGLICTGDSFICDPVRTKTMLEHFPTMAACEMEGAAIAQVCHQFGVPFVVIRSLSDNANNDSPVDFDAYIVKAGYHSALMVMLLLEQLEPNSVK from the coding sequence ATGAAAATAGGTATTATTGGCGCAATGGAGCCAGAAGTTGCTCATCTTATTGCGGCTATGACAAACACTTCATCACAAACCATTGCAGATATTGAATTTATCGCTGGCACCTTAGCGGGCAAAGACGTAGTGGTCACGCGCTCGGGCATTGGTAAAGTCGCTGCCAGTATCGCCACAACCCTATTGATTGAAAAATACGCCCCCGATGCCGTAATCAACACAGGTTCCGCCGGCGGCTTTGTCGACTCGCTCTCAATTGGTGATATCGTAATTTCATCAGAAGTGCGTCACCACGATGTCGATGTCACCGCATTTGGTTACGAAATTGGCCAAATGGCGCAGCAACCAGCGGCATTTATTCCAGCGCCATACTTAGTGGAAGCCGCCAATAAAGCCATTGCGCAATTAGGCGAAGTGAGAGCCATTGAAGGATTGATCTGTACCGGTGATAGCTTTATTTGCGACCCAGTACGCACCAAAACCATGCTGGAACACTTCCCAACCATGGCGGCCTGTGAAATGGAAGGTGCGGCGATTGCCCAAGTATGTCACCAGTTTGGCGTGCCTTTTGTGGTCATTCGCTCGCTCTCTGACAACGCCAACAACGACTCCCCCGTCGACTTTGACGCTTATATTGTAAAAGCAGGCTATCATTCAGCACTGATGGTGATGTTGCTGCTTGAGCAATTGGAACCCAACTCTGTAAAGTAA
- a CDS encoding FAD-dependent oxidoreductase, with amino-acid sequence MSNDFQFIEVGRKDPTKHPAAKRSTQFIEIYQPFAQAQVSEQADRCLDCGNPYCEWKCPLHNYIPNWLKLAQQGRIMEAADLVHETNTLPEICGRVCPQDRLCEGACTLNADFGAVTIGNVEKYITDTAIAQGWRPDMSKVTPRKEKVAIVGAGPAGLGCADILARNGVKAVVFDKYPQIGGLLTYGIPAFKLDKAVMATRRTVLEGMGIEFKLGVTVGKDVAFNQLLEEYDAVFLGMGTYTAMKAGLEGEDAQGVYQALPYLIGNTHHLMGSTSPDMPYLNLAGKRVVVLGGGDTAMDCVRTAVRQGASSVICAYRRDEANMPGSRREVQNAREEGVNFLFNRQPVAIKTQDGKVLGVECVETQMGKADASGRQRAEAIVGSEQLLEADAVIIAFGFQPSPAPWFADYGIELDQWGRVKASKQADNPFQTTNPKVFAGGDMVRGSDLVVTAIAEGRDAAQGILNYLD; translated from the coding sequence ATGAGTAACGATTTTCAATTTATTGAAGTGGGTCGCAAAGACCCAACCAAACACCCTGCGGCAAAACGTTCGACTCAGTTTATTGAGATTTATCAGCCCTTTGCACAGGCTCAGGTGAGCGAACAAGCGGATCGCTGTTTAGATTGTGGTAACCCTTACTGTGAGTGGAAGTGTCCACTGCACAACTACATTCCTAACTGGCTAAAGCTCGCGCAACAGGGCCGGATTATGGAGGCGGCAGATTTAGTCCATGAGACCAATACCCTGCCCGAAATTTGCGGCCGCGTCTGTCCACAGGACAGACTCTGTGAAGGCGCCTGTACCCTAAACGCCGACTTTGGCGCTGTGACTATCGGTAATGTGGAAAAATACATTACCGATACCGCTATCGCCCAAGGCTGGCGTCCGGATATGAGCAAGGTCACGCCACGTAAAGAAAAGGTCGCGATTGTCGGCGCAGGACCAGCGGGTTTAGGCTGCGCCGATATTCTTGCCCGCAATGGAGTAAAGGCTGTGGTGTTTGATAAGTATCCCCAAATTGGTGGCCTGCTGACCTATGGTATCCCCGCCTTTAAACTGGATAAAGCCGTAATGGCGACTCGCCGCACTGTGTTAGAAGGCATGGGCATTGAGTTCAAACTGGGCGTAACTGTCGGCAAGGACGTTGCCTTTAATCAATTGCTTGAGGAATACGATGCCGTCTTCCTTGGCATGGGAACCTACACCGCCATGAAAGCGGGCCTTGAGGGTGAAGATGCTCAAGGCGTTTACCAAGCCCTGCCCTATTTGATTGGTAATACCCATCACCTGATGGGCAGCACAAGCCCTGATATGCCTTATCTTAACCTTGCCGGTAAACGCGTAGTGGTCTTAGGTGGCGGTGATACCGCCATGGATTGTGTTCGTACCGCCGTGCGCCAAGGTGCCAGCAGTGTAATTTGTGCCTATCGCCGTGATGAGGCCAACATGCCAGGTTCTCGCCGCGAAGTACAAAATGCCCGTGAAGAGGGAGTGAACTTCCTGTTTAACCGTCAACCCGTGGCGATTAAAACCCAGGATGGCAAAGTGCTAGGTGTGGAATGCGTTGAAACCCAGATGGGCAAGGCGGATGCCAGTGGTCGTCAACGGGCCGAAGCGATTGTGGGCAGTGAGCAGTTACTCGAAGCCGATGCAGTGATTATCGCCTTCGGTTTCCAACCAAGCCCAGCGCCTTGGTTTGCCGATTACGGCATTGAACTCGACCAATGGGGCCGAGTAAAAGCCAGTAAACAGGCCGATAATCCTTTCCAAACCACCAATCCCAAGGTATTTGCTGGCGGCGATATGGTAAGAGGCTCGGACCTTGTCGTTACCGCGATTGCCGAAGGACGGGATGCCGCGCAAGGCATTCTTAACTATCTGGATTAA